In the genome of Hymenobacter cellulosivorans, one region contains:
- a CDS encoding alpha/beta hydrolase, giving the protein MKRRLLWLALLGFLAVNGVAFLHAWRFTHFTDEPGTHTDNPEQLSALDKAWVLLTGIKNPKPRNVGAPAFAFSTVTIPSSNGQLEAWYSPVEHEKGRVALFHGYTSNKSKLLTEAGTFRQLGYSVLLVDFAGNGGSEGFQTTVGFRESADVKAVFTYLQQQNATTPIILYGASMGAVAILRAESELGVRPAANIIECPYGSMLQTAQNRFSSMHVPAFPMANLLVFWGGVQNSFWAFDLDATEFAKKVMAPTLLMWGEADPRVTRAETDAIYAALQGPKQRRDFPAAGHEPYWHKYPAEWRNTIGGFLKQF; this is encoded by the coding sequence ATGAAACGTAGGCTGCTCTGGCTGGCATTGCTGGGTTTTCTGGCCGTCAACGGCGTGGCTTTTCTGCATGCCTGGCGCTTTACCCACTTCACCGACGAGCCCGGCACCCACACCGACAACCCCGAGCAGCTTTCGGCCCTGGATAAAGCCTGGGTGTTGCTGACGGGCATCAAAAACCCCAAGCCCCGCAACGTCGGCGCGCCGGCTTTTGCGTTCAGCACCGTTACCATCCCGAGCTCCAACGGGCAGTTGGAAGCTTGGTACAGTCCGGTGGAACACGAGAAAGGCCGCGTGGCCTTGTTTCACGGCTACACCAGCAACAAGTCCAAGCTGCTGACTGAGGCGGGCACGTTTCGGCAGCTGGGTTACTCCGTCCTGCTCGTTGATTTTGCCGGTAACGGTGGCTCCGAAGGCTTCCAAACTACGGTCGGATTCCGCGAATCGGCTGATGTAAAAGCGGTATTCACCTATCTACAGCAGCAAAACGCAACCACGCCTATCATCCTCTACGGCGCATCTATGGGTGCCGTGGCCATCCTGCGGGCCGAGAGTGAGCTGGGCGTGAGGCCCGCAGCCAATATCATCGAGTGCCCCTACGGCAGCATGCTCCAGACGGCCCAAAACCGCTTCAGCTCCATGCACGTGCCAGCCTTTCCCATGGCCAACCTGCTCGTTTTCTGGGGCGGGGTGCAAAACAGCTTCTGGGCCTTCGACCTCGACGCTACCGAGTTTGCTAAAAAGGTAATGGCTCCTACCCTGCTCATGTGGGGCGAGGCCGACCCGCGCGTCACCCGGGCCGAAACCGACGCCATTTATGCGGCCTTACAAGGGCCCAAGCAGCGCCGCGACTTCCCCGCTGCTGGCCACGAGCCCTATTGGCATAAGTACCCAGCAGAATGGAGAAACACAATTGGTGGGTTTCTAAAGCAGTTTTAA
- a CDS encoding MarC family protein, with the protein MEILLATFTTLFSVVNPFGAMPVFLTLTEDDTPSHRAQIGLRACIYMVGVLSVSFFAGQYVLNFFGINIHHLRIAGGILLMRSAFDLLTPGGNRAKVSEATLEESMHKEDISFTPLAMPMLSGPGSMAVCIGLFTEKLTYLDMGLIFFGFVLVAAAAYIILMSSLRLTRFLGRPGMAALARIMGFLTLAIGVNFLATAIKALFQE; encoded by the coding sequence ATGGAAATCCTACTTGCCACCTTCACCACGCTGTTTTCGGTCGTGAATCCCTTCGGGGCCATGCCGGTCTTCCTGACCCTGACCGAGGACGACACGCCCAGCCACCGCGCCCAGATCGGGCTGCGGGCCTGTATCTACATGGTGGGCGTGCTGTCGGTATCGTTTTTTGCCGGGCAATATGTACTTAACTTCTTTGGTATCAACATTCACCACCTGCGCATTGCTGGCGGCATCCTGCTGATGCGCTCCGCCTTCGATCTGCTCACGCCGGGCGGCAACCGAGCCAAGGTATCAGAAGCCACCCTGGAGGAAAGTATGCACAAGGAGGACATTTCCTTTACTCCGCTGGCCATGCCCATGCTGTCGGGGCCCGGCTCCATGGCCGTGTGCATCGGCTTGTTTACCGAAAAGCTGACCTACCTCGACATGGGCCTGATCTTCTTCGGCTTTGTGCTGGTGGCCGCAGCGGCTTATATTATTCTGATGTCGTCGTTGCGCCTGACGCGCTTTCTGGGCCGGCCCGGCATGGCGGCCCTGGCCCGCATCATGGGCTTTCTAACCCTGGCCATCGGCGTCAATTTCCTGGCTACGGCCATCAAGGCCCTGTTTCAGGAGTAG
- the dnaK gene encoding molecular chaperone DnaK: MGKIIGIDLGTTNSCVSVMEGNEPVVIPNSEGRRTTPSIVAFLDNGKGERKVGDPAKRQAITNPQNTIQSIKRFMGRGFSEVTEESKHVSYQLEKGSNNTVAVKIGDRQYTPQEISAMVLQKMKQTAEEYLGTTVTEAVITVPAYFNDAQRQATKEAGAIAGLDVKRIINEPTAAALAYGLDKKHKDQKIAVYDLGGGTFDISILELGDGVFEVLSTNGDTHLGGDDFDQVIINFLAETFASENEGLDLRKDPMALQRLKEAAEKAKVELSSSSETEINLPYVTATASGPKHLVVKLSRAKFEQLADSLVRRSMDPVKKALQDAGLSTSDIDEVILVGGSTRIPRIQEEVEKFFGKKPSKGVNPDEVVAIGAAIQGGVLTGEVKDVLLLDVTPLSLGIETMGGVMTKLIESNTTIPTKKSETFSTASDNQPSVEIHVLQGERPLASQNRTIGRFHLSDIPPAPRGVPQIEVTFDIDANGILHVSAKDKGTGKEQKIRIEASSGLSDADIERMRNEAKANEEADKQEKERIEKVNQADSMIFQTEKQLKEYGDKLSAGNKTAVENALADLKKAHESKDLGQIGTAMEAINAAWQAASQEMYAQGGEGQPQGYPGGDGQAQGGNGQQGQPHDNVTDVDYEEVDGNK, from the coding sequence ATGGGAAAAATAATCGGTATTGACCTCGGCACCACCAACTCGTGCGTGTCCGTTATGGAAGGCAACGAGCCGGTGGTGATTCCAAATAGCGAAGGCCGCCGCACGACTCCGTCGATTGTGGCGTTCCTCGACAACGGTAAGGGCGAGCGGAAAGTCGGTGACCCGGCCAAACGTCAAGCCATTACCAATCCCCAGAACACGATTCAGTCGATTAAGCGCTTTATGGGCCGCGGCTTCTCGGAAGTAACCGAAGAGTCGAAGCACGTGTCGTATCAGCTGGAGAAGGGCTCTAACAACACGGTAGCCGTTAAAATCGGTGACCGCCAGTATACGCCCCAGGAAATTTCGGCCATGGTGCTTCAGAAAATGAAGCAGACCGCCGAAGAGTATCTGGGCACGACGGTAACCGAAGCCGTTATTACGGTTCCGGCTTACTTCAACGACGCCCAGCGCCAGGCTACTAAAGAAGCCGGTGCCATTGCCGGCCTCGACGTGAAGCGCATCATCAACGAGCCTACGGCCGCTGCCTTGGCCTACGGCCTCGATAAAAAGCACAAAGACCAGAAGATTGCCGTCTATGACTTGGGTGGCGGTACCTTCGACATCTCGATTCTGGAACTCGGCGACGGCGTATTCGAAGTACTGAGCACCAACGGTGATACCCACCTCGGTGGCGACGACTTCGACCAGGTAATCATCAACTTCCTGGCCGAGACTTTCGCCAGCGAAAACGAAGGCCTCGACCTGCGTAAAGACCCCATGGCTCTGCAGCGCCTGAAAGAAGCCGCTGAGAAAGCCAAGGTTGAGCTGTCGAGCTCTTCGGAGACGGAAATCAACCTGCCCTACGTAACGGCTACCGCCTCGGGCCCCAAGCACCTGGTGGTAAAGCTGAGCCGCGCCAAGTTCGAGCAGCTCGCCGATTCGCTGGTGCGCCGCTCGATGGATCCCGTGAAGAAAGCCCTGCAAGACGCTGGCCTGAGCACGTCGGATATCGACGAGGTAATCTTGGTGGGTGGTTCGACCCGCATTCCCCGCATTCAGGAGGAAGTAGAGAAGTTCTTCGGCAAGAAGCCTTCGAAAGGCGTTAACCCCGACGAAGTAGTAGCCATTGGCGCTGCTATCCAGGGTGGGGTACTGACCGGCGAAGTCAAAGACGTCCTGCTGCTGGACGTAACTCCGCTGAGCCTCGGTATCGAGACCATGGGCGGCGTGATGACCAAGCTGATTGAAAGCAACACGACGATTCCGACCAAGAAGTCCGAGACCTTCTCGACGGCTTCCGACAACCAGCCTTCGGTTGAAATCCACGTGCTGCAAGGCGAGCGTCCCTTGGCTTCCCAGAACCGCACTATCGGCCGCTTCCACCTCTCCGACATTCCGCCAGCACCCCGCGGCGTTCCGCAGATCGAAGTAACCTTCGACATCGACGCCAACGGTATCCTGCACGTATCGGCCAAGGACAAAGGCACCGGCAAAGAGCAGAAGATCCGCATTGAGGCTTCTTCCGGCTTGTCGGATGCTGACATCGAGCGGATGCGCAACGAGGCCAAAGCCAACGAAGAGGCTGACAAGCAGGAAAAGGAGCGCATTGAGAAAGTCAACCAGGCCGACTCGATGATCTTCCAGACCGAGAAGCAGTTGAAAGAGTACGGCGACAAGCTGAGCGCCGGCAACAAGACGGCCGTAGAAAATGCCCTGGCCGACCTCAAGAAGGCCCATGAGAGCAAAGACCTCGGCCAGATTGGCACCGCCATGGAGGCTATCAACGCCGCTTGGCAGGCCGCTTCGCAGGAAATGTATGCTCAAGGCGGCGAAGGTCAGCCCCAGGGCTACCCCGGCGGTGATGGCCAGGCTCAAGGTGGCAACGGCCAGCAAGGCCAGCCCCACGACAACGTGACCGACGTTGACTACGAAGAAGTCGACGGGAACAAGTAA
- a CDS encoding LytR/AlgR family response regulator transcription factor, with translation MEPETPLRKIFCVLIDDEPLALDVLADYCAQISFLDVRGQFHEALAALAFLQDNPVDLVFLDIHMPRLTGLQLAQLLPAPGPRIVLTTAYDSYAVRSYELGVTDYLLKPISFERFLQAVNKVRQALMPPPAPAPEAALAAPDAMFVKNEHRLLRVAFDDILYIEGMKEYLMIYTTQGKILTLQSFRRVEEVLPPERFARIHKSFLVSLQRIEHLERGKVQVAGRLLPIGDTYRDSFATLIRAHNQL, from the coding sequence ATGGAACCGGAAACCCCGCTGCGCAAAATCTTCTGCGTCCTCATCGACGACGAGCCCCTGGCCCTCGACGTGCTGGCCGATTATTGCGCGCAAATTTCCTTTCTGGACGTGCGCGGGCAGTTTCATGAGGCCCTGGCGGCCCTGGCCTTTCTGCAGGACAACCCCGTAGACCTGGTTTTTCTCGACATCCACATGCCCCGCCTTACGGGTTTGCAGCTGGCCCAACTGCTGCCCGCTCCGGGCCCACGCATCGTGCTGACTACGGCCTATGATTCCTACGCCGTGCGCAGCTACGAGTTAGGCGTGACGGACTACCTACTCAAGCCCATTTCGTTTGAGCGGTTTTTACAGGCCGTCAACAAGGTGCGCCAGGCCCTGATGCCCCCGCCCGCTCCGGCCCCGGAAGCTGCGCTGGCGGCGCCCGATGCTATGTTCGTCAAAAACGAGCACCGCCTGCTGCGCGTGGCCTTCGATGATATTCTCTACATCGAGGGCATGAAGGAATACCTGATGATTTATACCACCCAGGGCAAAATCCTGACTTTGCAATCCTTCCGGCGAGTGGAGGAAGTACTGCCGCCCGAGCGGTTCGCCCGGATTCACAAGTCGTTTTTGGTTTCGCTCCAGCGCATCGAGCACCTGGAGCGGGGCAAGGTGCAGGTGGCCGGCCGCCTGCTGCCCATCGGCGACACCTACCGTGACTCGTTTGCCACCCTGATCCGGGCCCACAATCAGCTCTAA
- a CDS encoding sensor histidine kinase, whose translation MSPYPASIMPPPWLPAASRVPLWAHLSLWAGLVAIDALQIYFGLHALNRTTVSHAFDWQYALVHGVLTDILYAGLFYVNWLILIPNILAHNHVWRYVLAVIVTIAVSVGLRVVISRYTIPDGGTEPINPSRQVEPYILWGLITLFFSSGLKVTSDYLQGQRNRRELERQNLLTELALLKAQVNPHFLFNTLNNIYALTKQQSARAPEAVLRLAEIMRYMLYESNSEQVLLAKELTNIRSFLDLQRLRLPAADAEAIVFHSRGVPNDSTYQIAPMLLLPLVENAFKHGDLAMRPEAVRLTVALTTAGELRFEVHNFVDANAHSPQEQAGGLGLVNLRRRLNLLYPNRHTLHVESQPTEHTVVLTLAAAL comes from the coding sequence ATGTCGCCCTACCCTGCCTCAATAATGCCACCGCCCTGGCTACCTGCTGCCAGCCGGGTCCCGTTGTGGGCGCATCTGTCCTTATGGGCCGGGCTGGTGGCAATAGATGCCCTACAGATCTATTTTGGCCTCCACGCCCTAAACCGCACCACTGTAAGCCATGCCTTCGATTGGCAGTATGCCCTCGTGCACGGGGTCCTCACCGATATTCTGTACGCGGGATTATTCTACGTCAACTGGCTGATCCTGATTCCCAACATCCTGGCCCACAACCACGTCTGGCGCTACGTGCTGGCCGTAATCGTGACCATAGCCGTATCCGTAGGCCTGCGGGTGGTCATTTCCCGGTACACAATTCCGGATGGCGGCACTGAACCCATTAACCCGTCGCGGCAGGTAGAGCCTTATATTCTTTGGGGCCTGATAACGCTCTTTTTCAGCTCCGGTCTAAAGGTCACCAGCGACTACCTGCAGGGCCAGCGCAACCGCCGGGAACTGGAGCGCCAAAACCTGCTCACCGAGCTGGCTTTGCTCAAGGCCCAGGTCAATCCGCACTTTCTGTTTAACACCCTTAACAACATCTACGCCCTAACCAAGCAGCAGTCGGCAAGGGCGCCGGAAGCCGTGCTCCGCCTGGCCGAAATCATGCGCTACATGCTCTATGAAAGCAATTCAGAGCAGGTCTTGCTGGCTAAGGAGCTGACCAACATCCGCAGCTTTCTGGACTTGCAGCGCCTGCGTCTGCCCGCAGCCGACGCCGAGGCCATTGTCTTTCACAGCCGCGGCGTGCCCAACGACTCAACCTATCAGATTGCGCCCATGCTTTTGCTGCCCCTGGTCGAAAACGCTTTTAAGCACGGCGACCTGGCCATGCGCCCCGAGGCCGTGCGCCTGACCGTGGCGCTAACCACCGCGGGCGAATTGCGCTTCGAGGTACACAACTTCGTCGATGCCAACGCCCACTCCCCTCAAGAGCAAGCCGGTGGTCTGGGCTTGGTTAATTTGCGCCGCCGCCTGAACTTGCTCTACCCCAACCGTCATACCTTACACGTCGAGAGCCAGCCCACGGAGCATACGGTGGTGCTGACCCTGGCCGCCGCGCTTTAA
- the purE gene encoding 5-(carboxyamino)imidazole ribonucleotide mutase codes for MTTASPAATPADDYRDTPLVGIVMGSQSDLKIMSAAAEVLRQFGVPHEITLVSPHRTPYRLIEYGETARKRGMRVIIAGGGGAAHLPGMLASFTTLPVIGVPINSSTSVHGIDSVLSMLQMPAGVPVATVAIDGAANAAVLATQMLALSNARLADVLEKYRTALKDKVMRTIEELRKGGFNDE; via the coding sequence ATGACAACTGCTTCTCCCGCAGCCACCCCCGCCGATGATTACCGTGATACGCCCCTGGTGGGCATCGTCATGGGCAGCCAGTCCGACCTGAAAATCATGTCTGCCGCGGCCGAGGTGCTGCGGCAGTTCGGTGTGCCCCACGAAATAACCCTGGTGTCGCCCCACCGCACGCCGTATCGTCTTATCGAGTACGGTGAAACTGCCCGTAAGCGCGGTATGCGGGTTATTATTGCCGGTGGAGGCGGGGCAGCTCATTTGCCCGGCATGCTGGCTTCCTTCACCACGCTGCCCGTAATCGGGGTGCCCATCAACTCTAGCACGTCGGTTCACGGCATCGATTCAGTGCTGTCTATGCTGCAGATGCCGGCCGGCGTGCCCGTGGCTACCGTTGCCATCGACGGGGCCGCCAACGCTGCCGTACTGGCTACGCAGATGCTGGCCCTGAGCAACGCCCGACTGGCGGATGTATTGGAAAAGTACCGTACTGCGCTCAAAGACAAAGTGATGCGCACCATTGAGGAGCTGCGCAAAGGTGGCTTCAACGATGAATAG
- a CDS encoding FAD-dependent monooxygenase — MASFIVIGAGIGGLTTAHALLRQGHVVQVHEAAAELREVGAGVVLGANAMRGLAQLGLYDAVRAQGTPISRLSLCDERGHVLQSADPAFFARQIGFDNLGIHRAALQRALLASLPADVVRLNSRFERFAETEGKITAYFTDSTSAEADALIGADGLHSLVRRQLLPQSQPRYAGYTCWRAVVDTSQLPLPVGDSYEIWGSGGRRLGYVPVGHNRAYWFACLNSSTPRNPHFQAFTVADLQRTFADFPAPIPALLALTQPAQLLWNDILDLPPLRRLSYGRVLLLGDAGHATTPNMGQGAGQAVEDAAVLAECLIKTQELPSAFRCFEQKRLPLTTRIVNTSWQLGRLAQLENPLLISLRNLGMRWLPKAVSQKQMAWLYEL, encoded by the coding sequence ATGGCATCATTCATTGTTATCGGGGCCGGCATTGGCGGCCTTACTACGGCTCATGCGTTGCTGCGCCAAGGCCACGTGGTGCAGGTGCACGAAGCGGCGGCCGAGCTGCGTGAAGTCGGGGCTGGAGTGGTGTTAGGGGCCAATGCCATGCGTGGTTTGGCGCAGCTAGGCCTCTATGATGCTGTTCGGGCGCAGGGCACGCCCATTAGCAGGCTGTCTTTGTGCGATGAGCGGGGCCACGTGCTGCAATCGGCCGACCCGGCTTTTTTTGCCCGCCAGATTGGATTCGACAACCTGGGCATTCACCGCGCGGCCTTACAGCGGGCGCTGCTGGCCAGCTTACCCGCCGACGTGGTCCGACTAAACTCACGCTTCGAGCGGTTCGCCGAAACCGAAGGAAAAATTACTGCCTACTTCACCGATTCGACCAGTGCCGAGGCCGACGCGTTAATTGGGGCCGATGGGCTGCATTCCCTGGTTCGGCGGCAGCTGTTGCCTCAGAGCCAGCCCCGGTATGCGGGGTACACGTGCTGGCGGGCCGTAGTTGATACCAGCCAGCTGCCGCTACCCGTTGGCGACTCCTACGAAATCTGGGGGAGCGGCGGGCGCCGCCTGGGCTACGTACCCGTGGGCCACAACCGCGCCTACTGGTTTGCCTGTCTCAACAGCTCCACGCCCCGCAATCCGCACTTTCAGGCCTTTACCGTGGCAGACCTACAGCGCACCTTTGCCGATTTTCCTGCACCTATTCCGGCGCTGTTGGCCCTCACGCAGCCCGCCCAGCTATTGTGGAACGACATTCTGGATTTGCCCCCGCTACGTCGGCTAAGCTATGGCCGGGTGCTGCTGCTGGGCGACGCGGGCCACGCCACTACGCCCAATATGGGACAGGGAGCCGGCCAAGCCGTGGAAGATGCAGCCGTGCTAGCTGAATGCCTGATTAAAACCCAGGAGCTACCCAGCGCTTTTCGTTGCTTCGAACAAAAGCGCCTGCCCCTTACCACCCGCATTGTAAACACCTCCTGGCAACTGGGCCGCCTGGCCCAGCTGGAAAACCCGCTGCTGATTAGCTTGCGCAACCTGGGTATGCGCTGGCTACCGAAAGCCGTTAGCCAGAAGCAGATGGCTTGGCTGTACGAGCTCTAA
- a CDS encoding endonuclease/exonuclease/phosphatase family protein gives MPDLEAPLWILLAHGLTLLLAVAALVATLLPLLRETAWWIRVFDFPRLQIVAVTLLTITGALLLGWHRLDGYWGLGLLGALGAAVVYQSFRIVPYTPVASKQIADSTRPDGSRHLSLAVMNVLQYNKQGARALAVLQQTDPDLIMAVETDQWWYEQLKPLEATHPYTCHEPLDNTYGLLFFSRLPLKGCEIKYLLDDDVPSLHGRVQLPDGKTWVRIFGLHPKPPAPAESKTSTKRDAELLLVGKEIGEKEEPTIVFGDMNDVAWSHTSELFRRISGLLDPRVGRGLLPTFHADYSLLRWPLDHVFVSPDFKVDDIQRLPYVGSDHFPIYLKLSYEPHDKAEQEENREQADTGDYEEAEEKIQEGFEEEDEEEKEEEAGLKPKRELTT, from the coding sequence GTGCCTGACCTCGAAGCTCCCCTTTGGATTTTGCTGGCCCACGGGCTGACGCTGCTCCTGGCAGTGGCGGCTTTGGTGGCTACGCTTTTGCCCTTGCTGCGCGAAACCGCCTGGTGGATTCGCGTCTTCGACTTTCCCCGCCTGCAGATTGTGGCCGTCACGCTGCTGACCATCACCGGGGCGTTGCTGCTGGGCTGGCACCGGCTGGATGGCTACTGGGGCCTGGGTCTGCTGGGAGCTTTGGGGGCCGCCGTGGTGTACCAGTCCTTCCGCATCGTGCCCTATACGCCGGTAGCCAGCAAGCAGATTGCCGACAGCACCCGGCCCGACGGCTCGCGCCACCTGAGCCTGGCCGTGATGAACGTGCTGCAGTACAACAAGCAAGGAGCCCGCGCCCTGGCCGTGTTGCAGCAAACCGACCCCGACCTGATTATGGCCGTCGAAACCGACCAGTGGTGGTATGAGCAGCTCAAGCCCCTGGAAGCCACCCACCCCTATACCTGCCACGAACCCCTCGACAACACTTACGGCCTGCTGTTCTTTTCGCGCTTGCCCCTGAAAGGCTGCGAAATCAAGTATTTGCTCGATGATGACGTGCCTTCGCTCCACGGCCGGGTGCAGTTGCCGGACGGCAAAACCTGGGTGCGTATCTTTGGCCTGCACCCCAAGCCGCCAGCCCCGGCCGAGTCCAAAACCAGCACCAAGCGCGACGCGGAACTACTGCTGGTGGGCAAGGAAATCGGGGAGAAGGAGGAGCCGACCATCGTGTTTGGCGACATGAACGACGTGGCCTGGTCCCACACTTCCGAGTTATTCCGCCGCATCAGCGGCCTGCTCGACCCGCGCGTGGGCCGGGGCCTGCTGCCCACCTTCCACGCCGACTACTCCCTGCTGCGCTGGCCCCTGGACCACGTCTTCGTGTCGCCCGATTTTAAGGTAGATGATATTCAGCGCCTGCCTTACGTAGGCTCCGACCATTTTCCCATCTACCTCAAGCTCAGCTACGAGCCTCACGATAAGGCTGAGCAGGAAGAAAACCGCGAACAGGCTGACACCGGCGACTACGAGGAAGCCGAGGAGAAAATCCAGGAGGGCTTCGAGGAGGAAGATGAAGAGGAAAAAGAGGAAGAAGCTGGTTTGAAGCCAAAACGGGAGCTGACGACCTAA
- a CDS encoding UDP-glucose--hexose-1-phosphate uridylyltransferase — MAAFDTTEHSHRRYNPLTGEWILVSPHRSKRPWQGQQEEPEAETRPAYDPTCYLCPGNTRAGGIVNPSYESTFVFDNDFAALQADVPAGTVNVNGLLRAEAESGVARVICFSPRHDLTLPEMEPAAIRRVVDVWVEQYQELGARADINYVQIFENKGFMMGCSNPHPHGQIWAQRTVPADPAKETVQQAAYFQEHGRSLLLDYVELELKEQTRVVYQNEHFVTLVPFWAVWPFETLLLPRRHVTSIEQLTDAERDSFAAALRDLTIRYDNLFQISFPYSAGLHQRPTDGQAHESWHLHMHFFPPLLRSASVRKFMVGYEMLANPQRDITPEWAAERLRSLTTVHYKQTAQ, encoded by the coding sequence ATGGCTGCTTTTGATACAACCGAACACTCCCACCGCCGCTACAACCCGCTAACCGGCGAATGGATTCTGGTGTCGCCCCACCGCTCCAAACGGCCCTGGCAGGGCCAGCAGGAAGAGCCCGAAGCCGAAACCCGCCCCGCTTACGACCCGACCTGCTACCTCTGCCCCGGCAATACCCGCGCCGGCGGCATCGTGAACCCCAGCTACGAGAGCACCTTTGTGTTCGACAACGACTTTGCCGCCCTGCAGGCCGATGTACCCGCGGGCACCGTCAATGTGAACGGCCTGCTGCGGGCCGAGGCCGAATCGGGGGTGGCCCGGGTTATCTGCTTTTCGCCCCGCCACGACTTGACGTTGCCCGAAATGGAGCCGGCCGCCATTCGCCGCGTCGTGGATGTGTGGGTAGAGCAATACCAGGAGCTTGGGGCCCGAGCGGACATCAACTACGTGCAGATTTTCGAGAACAAGGGCTTTATGATGGGCTGCTCGAATCCTCACCCCCACGGCCAGATCTGGGCCCAGCGCACCGTGCCCGCCGACCCGGCCAAGGAAACCGTGCAGCAGGCGGCCTACTTCCAGGAGCACGGCCGCAGCCTGCTGCTCGACTACGTGGAGCTGGAACTCAAAGAGCAAACCCGGGTGGTGTACCAGAACGAGCATTTCGTGACCCTGGTACCATTCTGGGCCGTGTGGCCCTTCGAAACCCTGCTCCTACCCCGCCGCCACGTCACTTCCATCGAGCAACTCACGGATGCCGAGAGGGACAGCTTTGCCGCCGCCCTACGCGACCTGACCATCCGCTACGACAACCTGTTCCAGATTTCCTTCCCCTACTCGGCCGGCCTGCACCAGCGTCCCACCGACGGGCAGGCGCACGAAAGCTGGCACCTGCACATGCACTTCTTCCCGCCCCTGCTGCGCTCAGCCTCGGTGCGCAAGTTTATGGTAGGCTACGAAATGCTGGCTAACCCCCAGCGCGACATCACCCCCGAATGGGCCGCCGAGCGGCTCCGCAGCCTGACCACAGTGCATTATAAGCAGACCGCGCAGTAG
- a CDS encoding pseudouridine synthase gives MRYVLVNKPYEVLTQFTDENGRATLKDFVPVPGVYPVGRLDYDSEGLVLLTDDKGLQHRLSEPRYKVPKTYLAQVEGIPTEEALAQLRRGVDIKTSYTAPAEAELLAGPPSYLWERSKPIRFRAAIPTSWLKITISQGMNRQVRKMTAAVGFPTLRLVRTQIAHLPVDGLAPGQWRELTEAEAAKLRSAYSATKMPGERTVAPKSAAGAAKADAQAKPASAGRSAGPKSAGSGSTGTRPAAGKGGRSFDSDKPKGRSGAKPGASGAGRNSGGGGRSGGGRSSSR, from the coding sequence ATGCGCTACGTTCTCGTCAACAAACCCTACGAAGTTCTCACCCAATTTACCGACGAGAACGGCCGCGCCACGCTCAAAGACTTCGTGCCCGTGCCTGGCGTGTACCCCGTTGGCCGCCTCGATTACGACAGCGAAGGCCTTGTGCTACTCACCGACGACAAAGGCCTGCAGCACCGCCTCTCGGAGCCCCGCTACAAAGTACCCAAAACCTACCTGGCCCAGGTAGAAGGCATTCCGACCGAGGAAGCCCTGGCCCAGCTGCGCCGCGGCGTCGATATCAAAACCAGCTACACCGCTCCGGCTGAAGCCGAATTGCTGGCCGGCCCGCCTTCTTATTTGTGGGAACGCAGCAAGCCTATCCGCTTCCGGGCCGCCATTCCTACTTCCTGGCTGAAAATCACGATTTCGCAGGGCATGAACCGGCAGGTGCGCAAGATGACGGCCGCCGTAGGCTTTCCCACCCTGCGCCTGGTCCGCACCCAGATTGCTCACCTGCCCGTAGACGGCCTCGCGCCCGGGCAGTGGCGGGAACTGACCGAAGCCGAAGCCGCCAAGCTGCGCTCAGCCTACTCGGCCACCAAAATGCCGGGCGAACGGACTGTAGCACCCAAGTCGGCTGCCGGAGCCGCTAAAGCCGACGCACAGGCCAAACCAGCCAGCGCCGGCCGCTCGGCAGGGCCAAAATCTGCCGGTTCTGGCTCAACCGGCACCCGTCCTGCGGCCGGCAAAGGCGGCCGCTCCTTTGACTCGGACAAGCCCAAAGGCCGCTCCGGCGCCAAGCCCGGTGCTAGCGGGGCTGGCCGCAACTCCGGCGGCGGGGGCCGTTCAGGTGGGGGCCGTAGCTCGAGCCGCTAA